Proteins from a single region of Thunnus albacares chromosome 14, fThuAlb1.1, whole genome shotgun sequence:
- the col21a1 gene encoding collagen alpha-1(XXI) chain isoform X2 produces the protein MGYKATSLHCLLRCLCFMLLHLFNAAQDEDLRSCRTAPSDLVFILDGSWSVEDVNFEIVKRWLVNITESFNIGQKFTQVGVVQYSDDPVLEIPLGKYNSNKELIKAMESIEYMGGNTRTGTAIKFALDKLFGLSERGPKGISRIAVVLTDGKSQDEVLKAAEAARKKGVILFAIGVGSQTEEAELKEIANKPFSTYVFSVEDYKAISKIIQVIRQKLCEEIVCSARIPVDSRDEKGFDILVHLNLAKKAKKTQGAFYGTKAYEVTPRVDLSEATRNLFPDGLPPSYVFVATLRYKGSLVMEDWDLWRIQTPEGRPQMAVTLNGMDRTVKFTTTSEAPSGTQTVTFSQQTARKLFDETWHQLRLLVTEEDVTLYVDDLEIETLSLDPPVGIFINGKTQVGKYVSKETTAPFEIQKLRIYCDPEQNNRETACEIPGVCSNSPDYTEPTQEPCVCPPGAPGLPGTKGEQGNAGKPGQPGPVGADGKPGIPGSRGSPGVPGPPGVEGPRGPDGYKGEQGSPGVSGDRGIPGLPGAPGQPGEKGSTGSPGMAGLPGKDGQVGEKGSLGPPGPSGYPGKPGLPGRDGKDGFPGQPGQKGEAGASGIPGADGRAGHPGMPGLPGAAGASGQKGEVGLPGLRGFKGLTGPPGEMGLPGAPGLKGATGPKGNQGENGSPGIQGTPGPAGRAGEPGQAGQPGHPGMPGLKGSKGQRGYSGERGEMGMKGEKGEHGWPGDHGATGPAGLKGEGQQGIWVREVKKVKWDGLDSQAKQAHPAPRGCGGKLVFLAHLDLKEDLQVKCLRCTFVKFAGRLFSLSCLY, from the exons ATGGGTTACAAAGCGACATCCCTGCATTGTCTCTTAAGATGTCTGTGCTTCATGCTTCTCCATTTGTTTAATGCAGCACAAGATGAAGACCTAAGAA GTTGTAGGACTGCACCATCTGATTTGGTCTTTATTCTAGATGGCTCTTGGAGTGTTGAGGATGTCAATTTTGAAATAGTGAAGCGATGGCTTGTCAATATAACTGAAAGCTTCAATATCGGACAGAAGTTTACCCAGGTTGGAGTTGTCCAATACAGCGATGACCCTGTTTTAGAAATACCTCTGGGGAAGTACAACTCTAATAAAGAACTCATCAAAGCGATGGAATCCATTGAATACATGGGGGGAAACACAAGGACAGGGACTGCCATTAAGTTTGCTCTAGACAAACTGTTTGGCCTCTCTGAGCGTGGCCCAAAGGGCATATCCAGAATAGCTGTTGTCCTCACAGATGGGAAGTCTCAAGATGAGGTTTtgaaagcagcagaggcagcaagGAAAAAAGGAGTAATTCTGTTTGCAATTGGTGTTGGGTCACAGACAGAGGAGGCCGAGTTGAAGGAAATTGCAAACAAGCCATTTTCGACTTATGTCTTCTCTGTTGAAGACTACAAAGCTATTTCCAAGATCATACAGGTCATACGACAGAAACTGTGTGAAG AGATTGTCTGCTCAGCAAGAATTCCTGTAGATTCCCGTGATGAGAAGGGCTTCGACATTCTTGTACATTTAAATTtggcaaaaaaagcaaagaagacACAGGGGGCATTTTATGGCACTAAGGCCTATGAGGTGACACCTCGTGTCGACTTGAGTGAAGCTACAAG GAACCTTTTTCCTGATGGCCTGCCTCCATCGTATGTGTTTGTGGCCACGCTGAGGTATAAGGGATCACTGGTAATGGAGGACTGGGACTTGTGGAGAATACAGACACCTGAAGGGAGACCTCAGATGGCGGTGACTCTAAATGGAATGGACCGCACCGTCAAGTTCACCACAACCAGTGAAGCACCAAGTGGAACTCAAACtgtcacattttcacaacagacagCAAGG AAACTCTTTGATGAGACATGGCACCAGCTGCGCCTGCTGGTCACTGAGGAAGATGTTACACTTTATGTTGATGACCTGGAAATTGAAACTCTGTCCTTGGATCCTCCTGTCGGCATTTTCATCAATGGAAAAACCCAAGTTGGAAAATATGTCAGTAAAGAAACAACAGCGCCA TTTGAAATTCAGAAACTGCGCATCTACTGTGACCCCGAGCAGAATAACCGAGAGACTGCATGTGAAATACCTGGAGTT TGCTCCAACAGCCCTGATTATACTGAACCAACTCAAGAACCTTGTGTTTGTCCTCCTGGAGCCCCTGGACTTCCAGGCACAAAG gGGGAACAAGGAAATGCTGGCAAACCTGGTCAGCCTGGACCTGTTGGTGCTGATGGTAAGCCT GGTATCCCTGGCAGTAGAGGAAGTCCAGGGGTGCCAGGTCCGCCAGGAGTAGAG GGTCCACGTGGGCCCGATGGGTACAAGGGGGAGCAAGGGAGTCCCGGTGTTTCG GGTGACAGAGGTATTCCTGGATTACCAGGAGCACCTGGACAACCAGGAGAGAAG GGCTCAACAGGATCCCCAGGGATGGCAGGGTTGCCAGGAAAAGATGGCCAAGTG GGAGAAAAAGGAAGTTTGGGACCTCCCGGGCCATCAGGTTATCCAGGAAAACCC GGTCTACCTGGGAGAGATGGAAAGGATGGATTTCCAGGGCAACCTGGTCAAAAG GGAGAAGCTGGGGCCAGTGGTATCCCTGGTGCTGATGGAAGGGCAGGCCATCCT GGTATGCCTGGCTTGCCAGGAGCAGCAGGTGCGAGTGGACAAAAG GGGGAGGTTGGTTTGCCTGGACTAAGGGGCTTCAAAGGATTGACCGGACCACCT GGTGAGATGGGTTTACCTGGTGCACCTGGTTTAAAAGGAGCAACTGGACCCAAG GGGAATCAGGGTGAAAATGGAAGTCCAGGAATACAGGGGACACCAGGGCCTGCg GGAAGAGCAGGGGAACCAGGGCAAGCAGGTCAGCCAGGGCACCCAGGCATGCCAGGCCTGAAGGGCAGCAAG GGGCAAAGAGGATATTCAGGTGAAAGAGGAGAGATG GGAATGAAAGGTGAAAAAGGAGAGCATGGTTGGCCGGGGGATCAC GGTGCAACTGGTCCAGCTGGACTAAAAGGAGAG GGACAACAGGGGATATGGGTCAGAGAGGTCAAGAAGGTCAAATGGGACGGCCTGGACAGCCAGGCCAAACAGGCCCATCCGGCCCCCAGGGGCTGCGGGGGGAAACTGGTCTTCCTGGCCCACCTGGACCTGAAGGAAGATCT GCAAGTGAAATGTCTGAGGTGCACATTCGTCAAATTTGCAGGGAGATTATTCAGT CTGAGCTGCCTTTACTGA
- the col21a1 gene encoding collagen alpha-1(XXI) chain isoform X1: MGYKATSLHCLLRCLCFMLLHLFNAAQDEDLRSCRTAPSDLVFILDGSWSVEDVNFEIVKRWLVNITESFNIGQKFTQVGVVQYSDDPVLEIPLGKYNSNKELIKAMESIEYMGGNTRTGTAIKFALDKLFGLSERGPKGISRIAVVLTDGKSQDEVLKAAEAARKKGVILFAIGVGSQTEEAELKEIANKPFSTYVFSVEDYKAISKIIQVIRQKLCEEIVCSARIPVDSRDEKGFDILVHLNLAKKAKKTQGAFYGTKAYEVTPRVDLSEATRNLFPDGLPPSYVFVATLRYKGSLVMEDWDLWRIQTPEGRPQMAVTLNGMDRTVKFTTTSEAPSGTQTVTFSQQTARKLFDETWHQLRLLVTEEDVTLYVDDLEIETLSLDPPVGIFINGKTQVGKYVSKETTAPFEIQKLRIYCDPEQNNRETACEIPGVCSNSPDYTEPTQEPCVCPPGAPGLPGTKGEQGNAGKPGQPGPVGADGKPGIPGSRGSPGVPGPPGVEGPRGPDGYKGEQGSPGVSGDRGIPGLPGAPGQPGEKGSTGSPGMAGLPGKDGQVGEKGSLGPPGPSGYPGKPGLPGRDGKDGFPGQPGQKGEAGASGIPGADGRAGHPGMPGLPGAAGASGQKGEVGLPGLRGFKGLTGPPGEMGLPGAPGLKGATGPKGNQGENGSPGIQGTPGPAGRAGEPGQAGQPGHPGMPGLKGSKGQRGYSGERGEMGMKGEKGEHGWPGDHGATGPAGLKGEKGTTGDMGQRGQEGQMGRPGQPGQTGPSGPQGLRGETGLPGPPGPEGRSASEMSEVHIRQICREIIQSELPLLMLSHQQSSCTRCQSRPGSPGLPGPTGPQGLRGFPGLSGSRGQPGLPGRPGHPGINGMKGDPGFKGEKGSLGRTTIGDQGPPGPPGPMGPQGYGKPGNPGTPGSPGLNGADGKSGNPGIPGQPGVCDPSMCYGSMMRRDPYSKGPSY; the protein is encoded by the exons ATGGGTTACAAAGCGACATCCCTGCATTGTCTCTTAAGATGTCTGTGCTTCATGCTTCTCCATTTGTTTAATGCAGCACAAGATGAAGACCTAAGAA GTTGTAGGACTGCACCATCTGATTTGGTCTTTATTCTAGATGGCTCTTGGAGTGTTGAGGATGTCAATTTTGAAATAGTGAAGCGATGGCTTGTCAATATAACTGAAAGCTTCAATATCGGACAGAAGTTTACCCAGGTTGGAGTTGTCCAATACAGCGATGACCCTGTTTTAGAAATACCTCTGGGGAAGTACAACTCTAATAAAGAACTCATCAAAGCGATGGAATCCATTGAATACATGGGGGGAAACACAAGGACAGGGACTGCCATTAAGTTTGCTCTAGACAAACTGTTTGGCCTCTCTGAGCGTGGCCCAAAGGGCATATCCAGAATAGCTGTTGTCCTCACAGATGGGAAGTCTCAAGATGAGGTTTtgaaagcagcagaggcagcaagGAAAAAAGGAGTAATTCTGTTTGCAATTGGTGTTGGGTCACAGACAGAGGAGGCCGAGTTGAAGGAAATTGCAAACAAGCCATTTTCGACTTATGTCTTCTCTGTTGAAGACTACAAAGCTATTTCCAAGATCATACAGGTCATACGACAGAAACTGTGTGAAG AGATTGTCTGCTCAGCAAGAATTCCTGTAGATTCCCGTGATGAGAAGGGCTTCGACATTCTTGTACATTTAAATTtggcaaaaaaagcaaagaagacACAGGGGGCATTTTATGGCACTAAGGCCTATGAGGTGACACCTCGTGTCGACTTGAGTGAAGCTACAAG GAACCTTTTTCCTGATGGCCTGCCTCCATCGTATGTGTTTGTGGCCACGCTGAGGTATAAGGGATCACTGGTAATGGAGGACTGGGACTTGTGGAGAATACAGACACCTGAAGGGAGACCTCAGATGGCGGTGACTCTAAATGGAATGGACCGCACCGTCAAGTTCACCACAACCAGTGAAGCACCAAGTGGAACTCAAACtgtcacattttcacaacagacagCAAGG AAACTCTTTGATGAGACATGGCACCAGCTGCGCCTGCTGGTCACTGAGGAAGATGTTACACTTTATGTTGATGACCTGGAAATTGAAACTCTGTCCTTGGATCCTCCTGTCGGCATTTTCATCAATGGAAAAACCCAAGTTGGAAAATATGTCAGTAAAGAAACAACAGCGCCA TTTGAAATTCAGAAACTGCGCATCTACTGTGACCCCGAGCAGAATAACCGAGAGACTGCATGTGAAATACCTGGAGTT TGCTCCAACAGCCCTGATTATACTGAACCAACTCAAGAACCTTGTGTTTGTCCTCCTGGAGCCCCTGGACTTCCAGGCACAAAG gGGGAACAAGGAAATGCTGGCAAACCTGGTCAGCCTGGACCTGTTGGTGCTGATGGTAAGCCT GGTATCCCTGGCAGTAGAGGAAGTCCAGGGGTGCCAGGTCCGCCAGGAGTAGAG GGTCCACGTGGGCCCGATGGGTACAAGGGGGAGCAAGGGAGTCCCGGTGTTTCG GGTGACAGAGGTATTCCTGGATTACCAGGAGCACCTGGACAACCAGGAGAGAAG GGCTCAACAGGATCCCCAGGGATGGCAGGGTTGCCAGGAAAAGATGGCCAAGTG GGAGAAAAAGGAAGTTTGGGACCTCCCGGGCCATCAGGTTATCCAGGAAAACCC GGTCTACCTGGGAGAGATGGAAAGGATGGATTTCCAGGGCAACCTGGTCAAAAG GGAGAAGCTGGGGCCAGTGGTATCCCTGGTGCTGATGGAAGGGCAGGCCATCCT GGTATGCCTGGCTTGCCAGGAGCAGCAGGTGCGAGTGGACAAAAG GGGGAGGTTGGTTTGCCTGGACTAAGGGGCTTCAAAGGATTGACCGGACCACCT GGTGAGATGGGTTTACCTGGTGCACCTGGTTTAAAAGGAGCAACTGGACCCAAG GGGAATCAGGGTGAAAATGGAAGTCCAGGAATACAGGGGACACCAGGGCCTGCg GGAAGAGCAGGGGAACCAGGGCAAGCAGGTCAGCCAGGGCACCCAGGCATGCCAGGCCTGAAGGGCAGCAAG GGGCAAAGAGGATATTCAGGTGAAAGAGGAGAGATG GGAATGAAAGGTGAAAAAGGAGAGCATGGTTGGCCGGGGGATCAC GGTGCAACTGGTCCAGCTGGACTAAAAGGAGAG AAAGGGACAACAGGGGATATGGGTCAGAGAGGTCAAGAAGGTCAAATGGGACGGCCTGGACAGCCAGGCCAAACAGGCCCATCCGGCCCCCAGGGGCTGCGGGGGGAAACTGGTCTTCCTGGCCCACCTGGACCTGAAGGAAGATCT GCAAGTGAAATGTCTGAGGTGCACATTCGTCAAATTTGCAGGGAGATTATTCAGT CTGAGCTGCCTTTACTGATGCTGAGCCACCAGCAGAGTAGCTGTACCAGATGCCAAAGTCGTCCTGGATCACCTGGTCTACCAGGTCCAACTGGGCCCCAGGGCCTCAGGGGTTTTCCTGGCCTGTCTGGGTCCAGAGGACAGCCAGGCCTTCCTGGTAGACCGGGGCACCCTGGTATTAATGGGATGAAAG GAGATCCAGGTTTCAAGGGTGAGAAGGGGAGTCTTGGTCGAACCACGATTGGAGACCAAGGGCCACCTGGGCCTCCAG GTCCAATGGGTCCCCAGGGATACGGCAAGCCAGGTAATCCAGGTACTCCTGGATCCCCTGGTCTAAATGGAGCAGATGGTAAAAGTGGTAATCCTGGCATCCCTGGCCAGCCTGGGGTGTGTGATCCATCCATGTGCTATGGTAGCATGATGAGGCGGGATCCTTACAGCAAAGGCCCAAGCTATTGA
- the bmp5 gene encoding bone morphogenetic protein 5 has protein sequence MTALTPLNRAVLGLAWSCLSFLSCAHCGLSDNHVHSSFIYRRLRNHERREIQREILSILGLPHRPRPFSPGKQASSAPLFMLDLYNAMAVEEDEEEEEVGAQQQQGAGKSFSAKAQGHSRKGYYSPQHVGYSRVAQPYRAAPLLGHSPALTSAHDTNFLNDADMVMSFVNLVEKDKDFSHQRRHYKEFRFDLTQIPDGEAVTAAEFRIYKDRSHARYDNITLKVTIYQVIKEYQNKDAETFLLDSKKVQASDGGWLVFDITATSNHWVMNPQQNLGLQLCVETIDGRSINIKSAGIVGRNGAQSKQPFLVAFFKASGVLLRSVRAAGGKKKNHNRNKSANQQESSRAPKSGDYNTSEQKQACKKHELYVSFRDLGWQDWIIAPEGYAAFYCDGECSFPLNAHMNATNHAIVQTLVHLMFPDNVPKPCCAPTKLNAISVLYFDDSSNVILKKYRNMVVRSCGCH, from the exons ATGACAGCGCTTACACCTTTGAACCGTGCTGTACTTGGACTTGCGTGGAGCTGCTTGAGTTTTCTATCCTGCGCTCATTGTGGGTTAAGTGACAACCATGTGCACTCCAGTTTTATTTACAGGAGGTTGCGCAATCACGAACGCAGGGAGATCCAGAGAGAGATCCTCTCCATCCTGGGCTTGCCTCACCGTCCGAGGCCCTTCTCTCCCGGGAAGCAGGCATCCTCTGCCCCGCTGTTCATGCTCGACCTGTACAACGCCATGGCCgtggaggaagatgaggaggaggaggaggtgggagcgcagcagcagcagggcgCAGGGAAGAGCTTCAGTGCCAAGGCTCAAGGGCACTCCAGGAAAGGTTACTACAGCCCCCAGCATGTTGGGTACTCCCGTGTGGCACAGCCTTACCGAGCGGCCCCTCTGTTAGGCCACAGCCCCGCACTCACCTCAGCGCACGACACCAACTTTCTCAATGATGCAGACATGGTTATGAGTTTTGTCAATTTAG TGGAGAAAGATAAAGATTTTTCTCACCAACGAAGACACTACAAGGAGTTCCGGTTTGATCTGACTCAGATCCCAGATGGTGAAGCAGTGACTGCAGCAGAGTTTCGCATCTATAAGGACCGCAGTCATGCCCGCTATGACAATATTACTCTGAAGGTCACCATATATCAAGTCATCAAGGAATATCAAAACAA AGATGCAGAGACGTTCTTGCTCGACTCCAAAAAGGTCCAGGCATCTGATGGCGGTTGGCTAGTGTTTGACATCACGGCCACCAGTAATCACTGGGTGATGAACCCGCAGCAGAACTTGGGCCTGCAGCTCTGTGTGGAGACTATAGATG GACGAAGTATCAACATAAAATCTGCTGGAATCGTTGGAAGGAATGGGGCCCAGTCCAAGCAGCCGTTCCTGGTTGCTTTCTTCAAGGCCAGTGGGGTGTTGCTTCGCTCTGTCAGGGCCGCTGGTGGGAAGAAAAAGAATCACAATCGCAATAAATCTGCTAATCAACAAGAATCATCTCGTGCACCAAAAAGTGGAG attataACACAAGTGAACAGAAGCAAGCCTGCAAGAAACACGAACTTTATGTCAGCTTTCGAGATTTGGGTTGGCAG GATTGGATCATCGCACCTGAGGGCTATGCTGCTTTTTACTGTGACGGAGAATGCTCGTTTCCACTCAATGCGCACATGAACGCAACGAATCATGCAATTGTGCAAACCCTG GTCCATTTAATGTTTCCTGACAATGTGCCAAAGCCATGCTGTGCCCCAACCAAGCTGAACGCAATATCAGTTCTTTACTTTGATGACAGCTCAAACGTTATCCTtaagaaatatagaaatatgGTAGTTCGGTCTTGTGGCTGCCATTAG